AAGTCATCGGTTAATTCGAGTCGCGGTAGAAAGATGGATCGCCGCCCATCCCCGACGTTATCAAGTTTTAGTAGAAGGGCAACAATTTGATGGAGAAGAAACGGAACGATTGCGCCGCCAGTCAGTTTTACGCACGGAAGTGTTACCTTCTTTGGCGCAGACGGTAATTCACGAGGCAAAAAGTTCTGGTTATTTGCCAGAAAATTTGTGGGAGTTGAGCAGACAAAGTAAAGATGAATATGAGATTTTAGCGATCGCAGCTGGATTGTACGAAAATTATCAAGATTTATTGAAATCTCGCGACTTCATCGACTACGACGAAATGATTCTTGCCGCACTGCGTGTGTTAGAAAATGAAAGCGCGAGGCGTTTGTGGCAAAACCAAGTATTTGCCGTATTTGAAGATGAAGCGCAAGATTCCTCACCATTACAAACCAAATTATTAGAAATTCTTGCCACCGATCCGGATAATCCAGATGCGCCACCCAATTTAGTACGAGTTGGCGATCCGAATCAAGCAATTAACTCTACTTTTACTCCTGCCGATCCAATTTATTTTCGTCGTTTTTGTTTGCAAAGCGAATCCCAAGGACGTTTAGCGACTATGGATCGAGCCGGACGCAGTAGCCGCACTATTATAGATGCAGCTAACTTTGTTTTAGAGTGGGTAAATCGCTCTCAATTAGCAGGTACAGAACAACCTTTTCGCCATCAAATTATTCATCCCGTGGATGCTAACGATCCGCAACCTGATGCTAACCCGCCATCGGTGGGTAAAGGTTTGGAAATCAATACTCCCCGCGATATTTACGAAACGGTGAAGTTGATCGGTGAAAGAGCGATCGAGTTATTAACACCTAATAATGAAGGTAAGAGAGGATCGACGGCGGTGTTGGTGCGGACTAACGATCAAGGGAGATTCGTTCACCAACAATTAAAGCAAGAATTTGGCGATCGCATCGATATATATGATGTAGTTCAACAAACCCTTTATACGAAAGTTCCGGCGCAAATTTTATCTCTGCTGCAATTTCTCGATCGTCCTCATTCTCCCGACTATTTGAAAGCTGCCTTAGAAGTGTTAGTAGAAAGGCAGTTAATTCCACCCCAAGATTTGAACGCTCTTGCTAGTTTACCAGAACAATTCCTTTATCCCGGCCCCCTCGATCCTCCGCAAGCAGAAGAAGTAAAAAAAGCAAAGCGGTTTTGTAGTAAGTTACTCAGAGCAAGGTTGGAATTACCCCTTTATCAAATGATTTCCTTCCTAGCTTTAGCTTTAAATTATGACAAAAATGAACTTGCCACTGCTGACAAATTAGCAGAACGAG
This genomic stretch from Leptolyngbyaceae cyanobacterium harbors:
- a CDS encoding ATP-dependent helicase; the protein is MPINKEQALQQIRNSLREGQRQMADWSGGPLAVSAVPGAGKSTGMAGAAAIAIARQQLHNRKQLVVVTFTRSAAANIKAKIRSYLRDTLSLPQIGFVVHTLHGLALNIANRHPELSNLNLDNVTIVTPNQSHRLIRVAVERWIAAHPRRYQVLVEGQQFDGEETERLRRQSVLRTEVLPSLAQTVIHEAKSSGYLPENLWELSRQSKDEYEILAIAAGLYENYQDLLKSRDFIDYDEMILAALRVLENESARRLWQNQVFAVFEDEAQDSSPLQTKLLEILATDPDNPDAPPNLVRVGDPNQAINSTFTPADPIYFRRFCLQSESQGRLATMDRAGRSSRTIIDAANFVLEWVNRSQLAGTEQPFRHQIIHPVDANDPQPDANPPSVGKGLEINTPRDIYETVKLIGERAIELLTPNNEGKRGSTAVLVRTNDQGRFVHQQLKQEFGDRIDIYDVVQQTLYTKVPAQILSLLQFLDRPHSPDYLKAALEVLVERQLIPPQDLNALASLPEQFLYPGPLDPPQAEEVKKAKRFCSKLLRARLELPLYQMISFLALALNYDKNELATADKLAERVFRQSAGNSSMPNIISVLSEIVSSERFEPVDTEGNESQYTQNGKLTIITMHKAKGLDWDYVFLPFLHAGMIPGSLRVPTPTQFLGDFTLAEVARAQIRASLHGTFPLPEVTAAWEQAGYLKIAEEFRLLYVAMTRAKRLLWMSAAKSAPFTWSKPENLQEQQPCPVLPALKSQFPQSVVALSAMRT